In Toxotes jaculatrix isolate fToxJac2 chromosome 11, fToxJac2.pri, whole genome shotgun sequence, a single genomic region encodes these proteins:
- the ldb1a gene encoding LIM domain-binding protein 1-A isoform X3 translates to MSVGGCACPGCSSKSFKLYSPKEPPNGGSFPPFHPGAMLDRDVGPTPMYPPSYMEPGMGRPTPYGNQTDYRIYELNKRLQNWTEDCDNLWWDAFTTEFFEDDAMLTITFCLEDGPKRYTIGRTLIPRYFRSIFEGGATELFYVLKHPKESFHSNFVSLDCDQCTMVTQNGKPMFTQVCVEGRLYLEFMFDDMMRIKTWHFSIRQHREVLPRSILAMHDPQMLDQLAKNITRCGLSNSTLNYLRLCVILEPMQELMSRHKTYSLSPRDCLKTCLFQKWQRMVAPPAEPARQAPNKRRKRKVSGGSTVSSGGGSNNNSNSKKKSPANSFSLSSQVPDLVGTKTCTVPELEDRS, encoded by the exons GCTGTTCGTCAAAGTCATTCAAGCTGTACTCTCCTAAGGAGCCCCCCAACGGCGGCAGCTTTCCCCCCTTCCACCCAGGCGCTATGCTGGACAGAGATGTGGG GCCTACACCCATGTACCCCCCCTCATACATGGAGCCTGGAATGGG GAGACCCACACCGTACGGGAACCAGACAGACTACAGGATATATGAGCTGAACAAACGGCTACAGAATTGGACAGAG GACTGTGACAATCTCTGGTGGGATGCCTTCACCACAGAATTTTTTGAGGATGACGCCATGCTCACCATCACTTTCTGTCTGGAAGATGGACCCAAACGATACA CCATCGGCAGGACGCTGATTCCACGCTACTTTCGAAGTATTTTCGAAGGGGGTGCAACTGAGCTGTTCTATGTTTTGAAGCACCCAAAGGAGTCCTTCCACAGTAACTTTGTGTCGCTCGACTGTGACCAGTGCACCATGGTGACACAGAACGGCAAACCTATGTTCACACAG GTTTGTGTGGAGGGCCGTCTGTACCTAGAGTTCATGTTTGATGACATGATGAGGATCAAGACGTGGCATTTCAGCATCAGACAACACAGAGAGGTCCTACCCAGGAGCATTTTGGCTATGCAT GATCCCCAGATGCTCGATCAGCTGGCTAAAAATATCACCAGATGTGGGCTGTCCAACTCCACGCTCAACTACCTCCGT CTATGTGTGATATTGGAGCCCATGCAAGAGTTGATGTCCAGGCACAAGACCTACAGCTTGAGCCCCAGAGACTGCCTGAAGACCTGCCTCTTCCAAAAGTGGCAAAGAATGGTAGCCCCtccag CTGAGCCAGCCAGACAAGCTCCAAACAAGCGGCGGAAAAGGAAGGTGTCCGGTGGAAGCACCGTGAGCTCCGGCGGaggcagcaacaacaacagcaacagcaaaaagaagagtCCAGCCAACAGCTTTTCACTCTCCAGCCAGGTACCT gacctggttggaacaaaaacctgtaCAGTGCCGGAGCTTGAGGACCGGAGTTGA
- the ldb1a gene encoding LIM domain-binding protein 1-A isoform X2, translating into MLDRDVGPTPMYPPSYMEPGMGRPTPYGNQTDYRIYELNKRLQNWTEDCDNLWWDAFTTEFFEDDAMLTITFCLEDGPKRYTIGRTLIPRYFRSIFEGGATELFYVLKHPKESFHSNFVSLDCDQCTMVTQNGKPMFTQVCVEGRLYLEFMFDDMMRIKTWHFSIRQHREVLPRSILAMHDPQMLDQLAKNITRCGLSNSTLNYLRLCVILEPMQELMSRHKTYSLSPRDCLKTCLFQKWQRMVAPPAEPARQAPNKRRKRKVSGGSTVSSGGGSNNNSNSKKKSPANSFSLSSQVPDVMMVGEPTLMGGEFGDEDERLITRLENTQYDGANGLEDEDSFNSSPALGAHSPWNNKAPSSQESKNDNSQSSQ; encoded by the exons ATGCTGGACAGAGATGTGGG GCCTACACCCATGTACCCCCCCTCATACATGGAGCCTGGAATGGG GAGACCCACACCGTACGGGAACCAGACAGACTACAGGATATATGAGCTGAACAAACGGCTACAGAATTGGACAGAG GACTGTGACAATCTCTGGTGGGATGCCTTCACCACAGAATTTTTTGAGGATGACGCCATGCTCACCATCACTTTCTGTCTGGAAGATGGACCCAAACGATACA CCATCGGCAGGACGCTGATTCCACGCTACTTTCGAAGTATTTTCGAAGGGGGTGCAACTGAGCTGTTCTATGTTTTGAAGCACCCAAAGGAGTCCTTCCACAGTAACTTTGTGTCGCTCGACTGTGACCAGTGCACCATGGTGACACAGAACGGCAAACCTATGTTCACACAG GTTTGTGTGGAGGGCCGTCTGTACCTAGAGTTCATGTTTGATGACATGATGAGGATCAAGACGTGGCATTTCAGCATCAGACAACACAGAGAGGTCCTACCCAGGAGCATTTTGGCTATGCAT GATCCCCAGATGCTCGATCAGCTGGCTAAAAATATCACCAGATGTGGGCTGTCCAACTCCACGCTCAACTACCTCCGT CTATGTGTGATATTGGAGCCCATGCAAGAGTTGATGTCCAGGCACAAGACCTACAGCTTGAGCCCCAGAGACTGCCTGAAGACCTGCCTCTTCCAAAAGTGGCAAAGAATGGTAGCCCCtccag CTGAGCCAGCCAGACAAGCTCCAAACAAGCGGCGGAAAAGGAAGGTGTCCGGTGGAAGCACCGTGAGCTCCGGCGGaggcagcaacaacaacagcaacagcaaaaagaagagtCCAGCCAACAGCTTTTCACTCTCCAGCCAGGTACCT GACGTGATGATGGTGGGAGAGCCCACTCTGATGGGAGGGGAGTTTGGTGACGAGGACGAGCGTCTGATCACGCGGCTGGAGAACACGCAGTACGATGGGGCGAATGGCCTGGAGGATGAGGACAGTTTCAACAGCTCGCCTGCACTGGGGGCACACTCCCCCTGGAACAACAAGGCCCCCTCCAGTCAGGAGAGCAAGAACGACAACTCCCAGTCGTCCCAGTAG
- the ldb1a gene encoding LIM domain-binding protein 1-A isoform X1 — protein sequence MSVGGCACPGCSSKSFKLYSPKEPPNGGSFPPFHPGAMLDRDVGPTPMYPPSYMEPGMGRPTPYGNQTDYRIYELNKRLQNWTEDCDNLWWDAFTTEFFEDDAMLTITFCLEDGPKRYTIGRTLIPRYFRSIFEGGATELFYVLKHPKESFHSNFVSLDCDQCTMVTQNGKPMFTQVCVEGRLYLEFMFDDMMRIKTWHFSIRQHREVLPRSILAMHDPQMLDQLAKNITRCGLSNSTLNYLRLCVILEPMQELMSRHKTYSLSPRDCLKTCLFQKWQRMVAPPAEPARQAPNKRRKRKVSGGSTVSSGGGSNNNSNSKKKSPANSFSLSSQVPDVMMVGEPTLMGGEFGDEDERLITRLENTQYDGANGLEDEDSFNSSPALGAHSPWNNKAPSSQESKNDNSQSSQ from the exons GCTGTTCGTCAAAGTCATTCAAGCTGTACTCTCCTAAGGAGCCCCCCAACGGCGGCAGCTTTCCCCCCTTCCACCCAGGCGCTATGCTGGACAGAGATGTGGG GCCTACACCCATGTACCCCCCCTCATACATGGAGCCTGGAATGGG GAGACCCACACCGTACGGGAACCAGACAGACTACAGGATATATGAGCTGAACAAACGGCTACAGAATTGGACAGAG GACTGTGACAATCTCTGGTGGGATGCCTTCACCACAGAATTTTTTGAGGATGACGCCATGCTCACCATCACTTTCTGTCTGGAAGATGGACCCAAACGATACA CCATCGGCAGGACGCTGATTCCACGCTACTTTCGAAGTATTTTCGAAGGGGGTGCAACTGAGCTGTTCTATGTTTTGAAGCACCCAAAGGAGTCCTTCCACAGTAACTTTGTGTCGCTCGACTGTGACCAGTGCACCATGGTGACACAGAACGGCAAACCTATGTTCACACAG GTTTGTGTGGAGGGCCGTCTGTACCTAGAGTTCATGTTTGATGACATGATGAGGATCAAGACGTGGCATTTCAGCATCAGACAACACAGAGAGGTCCTACCCAGGAGCATTTTGGCTATGCAT GATCCCCAGATGCTCGATCAGCTGGCTAAAAATATCACCAGATGTGGGCTGTCCAACTCCACGCTCAACTACCTCCGT CTATGTGTGATATTGGAGCCCATGCAAGAGTTGATGTCCAGGCACAAGACCTACAGCTTGAGCCCCAGAGACTGCCTGAAGACCTGCCTCTTCCAAAAGTGGCAAAGAATGGTAGCCCCtccag CTGAGCCAGCCAGACAAGCTCCAAACAAGCGGCGGAAAAGGAAGGTGTCCGGTGGAAGCACCGTGAGCTCCGGCGGaggcagcaacaacaacagcaacagcaaaaagaagagtCCAGCCAACAGCTTTTCACTCTCCAGCCAGGTACCT GACGTGATGATGGTGGGAGAGCCCACTCTGATGGGAGGGGAGTTTGGTGACGAGGACGAGCGTCTGATCACGCGGCTGGAGAACACGCAGTACGATGGGGCGAATGGCCTGGAGGATGAGGACAGTTTCAACAGCTCGCCTGCACTGGGGGCACACTCCCCCTGGAACAACAAGGCCCCCTCCAGTCAGGAGAGCAAGAACGACAACTCCCAGTCGTCCCAGTAG
- the ldb1a gene encoding LIM domain-binding protein 1-A isoform X4 has translation MSVGGCACPGCSSKSFKLYSPKEPPNGGSFPPFHPGAMLDRDVGPTPMYPPSYMEPGMGRPTPYGNQTDYRIYELNKRLQNWTEDCDNLWWDAFTTEFFEDDAMLTITFCLEDGPKRYTIGRTLIPRYFRSIFEGGATELFYVLKHPKESFHSNFVSLDCDQCTMVTQNGKPMFTQVCVEGRLYLEFMFDDMMRIKTWHFSIRQHREVLPRSILAMHDPQMLDQLAKNITRCGLSNSTLNYLRLCVILEPMQELMSRHKTYSLSPRDCLKTCLFQKWQRMVAPPAEPARQAPNKRRKRKVSGGSTVSSGGGSNNNSNSKKKSPANSFSLSSQDLVGTKTCTVPELEDRS, from the exons GCTGTTCGTCAAAGTCATTCAAGCTGTACTCTCCTAAGGAGCCCCCCAACGGCGGCAGCTTTCCCCCCTTCCACCCAGGCGCTATGCTGGACAGAGATGTGGG GCCTACACCCATGTACCCCCCCTCATACATGGAGCCTGGAATGGG GAGACCCACACCGTACGGGAACCAGACAGACTACAGGATATATGAGCTGAACAAACGGCTACAGAATTGGACAGAG GACTGTGACAATCTCTGGTGGGATGCCTTCACCACAGAATTTTTTGAGGATGACGCCATGCTCACCATCACTTTCTGTCTGGAAGATGGACCCAAACGATACA CCATCGGCAGGACGCTGATTCCACGCTACTTTCGAAGTATTTTCGAAGGGGGTGCAACTGAGCTGTTCTATGTTTTGAAGCACCCAAAGGAGTCCTTCCACAGTAACTTTGTGTCGCTCGACTGTGACCAGTGCACCATGGTGACACAGAACGGCAAACCTATGTTCACACAG GTTTGTGTGGAGGGCCGTCTGTACCTAGAGTTCATGTTTGATGACATGATGAGGATCAAGACGTGGCATTTCAGCATCAGACAACACAGAGAGGTCCTACCCAGGAGCATTTTGGCTATGCAT GATCCCCAGATGCTCGATCAGCTGGCTAAAAATATCACCAGATGTGGGCTGTCCAACTCCACGCTCAACTACCTCCGT CTATGTGTGATATTGGAGCCCATGCAAGAGTTGATGTCCAGGCACAAGACCTACAGCTTGAGCCCCAGAGACTGCCTGAAGACCTGCCTCTTCCAAAAGTGGCAAAGAATGGTAGCCCCtccag CTGAGCCAGCCAGACAAGCTCCAAACAAGCGGCGGAAAAGGAAGGTGTCCGGTGGAAGCACCGTGAGCTCCGGCGGaggcagcaacaacaacagcaacagcaaaaagaagagtCCAGCCAACAGCTTTTCACTCTCCAGCCAG gacctggttggaacaaaaacctgtaCAGTGCCGGAGCTTGAGGACCGGAGTTGA